A region of Esox lucius isolate fEsoLuc1 chromosome 3, fEsoLuc1.pri, whole genome shotgun sequence DNA encodes the following proteins:
- the jmjd4 gene encoding 2-oxoglutarate and iron-dependent oxygenase JMJD4: protein MDRESYHNSCSLVKIPRQSYEQFWSSHFVDYIEKDLSYSKFLKKYLLPNHPCMFSKRFTEDWKCRKQWVTDEGKPNFQKLLQQFDETPVPVANCNAKEYNANPKQIVTFKEYIHYWKEYIQNGHSSPKGCLYLKDWHMSRDFPEHNVYTTPVFFSSDWLNEYWDTLEVDDYRFVYMGPKGSWTPFHADVFRSYSWSANICGRKKWLLYPPGQEEFLRDSHGNLAYDITAPELQDKGQFPHADEACQPLEIIQEAGEIIFVPSGWHHQVYNLEDTISINHNWLNGCNVDIMWQFLQNELSAVQREIEEWRNTMDSWHQHCQVIMKSCSGIDYSEFSSFLKIIADNRMSFLISGTGNSSSNYPRHLSETLATLGLHHAAFDLQRVAHILECMLCNEDFKRLDHSTLTSQPESLLQQIKETIHSTRGQHCLYQD from the exons ATGGACAGGGAGTCCTATCATAACAGCTGCAGCCTTGTCAAAATACCGAGGCAATCCTACGAACAATTTTGGTCTTCGCACTTTGTTGATTACATAGAGAAGGATTTGAGCTATTCCAAATTCTTAAAAAAGTACTTACTTCCCAACCATCCATGCATGTTCTCAAAGAGATTTACTGAAGACTGGAAATGCAGGAAACAGTGGGTCACTGATGAGGGGAAGCCCAACTTCCAGAAACTGCTGCAGCAATTTG ATGAGACTCCAGTTCCTGTTGCAAACTGCAATGCGAAAGAATACAATGCAAACCCCAAACAAATTGTTACTTTCAAAGAATATATTCACTACTGGAAAGAATACATCCAGAATGGACACTCGTCACCAAAAGGATGTCTCTATCTGAAAGATTGGCACATGTCAAG GGATTTTCCTGAACACAACGTTTACACCACACCAGTCTTCTTTTCTTCTGACTGGCTTAATGAGTATTGGGATACCTTGGAAGTGGACGACTACCGCTTTGTCTACATGGGACCCAAAGGCTCAtg GACACCATTCCATGCAGATGTGTTCCGCTCTTACAGCTGGTCAGCAAACATCTGCGGCAGAAAGAAGTGGCTCTTATATCCCCCAGGCCAAGAAGAGTTTCTACGAGATAGCCATGGCAACCTTGCTTATGATATTACTGCCCCTGAGCTTCAAGACAAGGGGCAGTTCCCCCATGCTGATGAGGCCTGCCAGCCACTAGAGATTATTCAGGAAGCAGGGGAGATCATATTTGTGCCCAGTGGTTGGCACCATCAGGTTTATAATTTG GAAGACACCATCTCCATCAACCATAACTGGCTGAATGGATGCAATGTGGACATTATGTGGCAGTTCCTTCAGAATGAGCTGTCTGCTGTccagagggagatagaggaaTGGAGGAATACTATGGACTCATGGCATCAGCACTGCCAG GTCATCATGAAGTCTTGCTCCGGGATTGATTACAGTGAGTTTTCCTCTTTCCTGAAGATCATCGCTGACAACCGTATGTCCTTTTTGATCTCTGGCACCGGAAACTCCTCCTCGAATTACCCGCGTCATCTTTCAGAGACCCTGGCTACATTGGGGCTTCACCATGCTGCTTTTGACCTGCAAAGGGTGGCTCACATACTAGAATGCATGCTCTGCAATGAAGATTTTAAGAGACTTGATCATTCAACTCTTACTTCACAACCTGAAAGTTTACTGCAGCAGATTAAAGAAACCATTCATTCCACTAGAGGGCAACACTGCCTTTACCAAGATTAG